AACTGACTTTTATGGGGAAAACCCACTTGCTAATAAAGACTTGCCAAGGATTATAAATACCCATCATTTTGATAGGCTTTTGGAGCTTATAGACGAAGACAAAGTAGTTTTTGGAGGAGCTTATGATAGGGATAAATTAAAAATAGCCCCAACTATCATGGACGGGGTCGATTTTTCTGATCCTGTCATGGGTGAGGAAATTTTTGGACCTATTATTCCTATAATTTCTTATGGCAATCTCGATGAGATTTTGGGTAAAATAAAGAGAATGCCAAAGCCCTTAGCTTTTTATACCTTTACACGTGATAAAAATATTGAAGATAAAATCATCAGGGAAATGGAATACGGCAACGGGGCCATTAATGAGTGCTTGATGCAAATTGCAAATCCTAGGTTAGAATTTGGGGGAGTAGGAAATTCGGGTCAGGGAGGCTACCACGGTTATTTTGGTTTTATGAATTTTTCTAATAGGAAATCTATGGTCAAGGCTGGATTTTTTGATAATCCTTTTAGGTATCCGCCTTATTCGAAAAAGACCCTTGCTTTGATAAAAAAAATTTTGACTATGTAGATAAATACCATATTATAAGGGAGAAAACATAAAAAAAAGAAGTGTTGAAGAAATATTTGTAGCAACTCTCTTAGACTTGTCTGTGAGAATGGATCTTGATAAGATCACTGTAAGAAAAATCGTTGAAGAATCAGGTTTGTCCCAGCAAACTTTTTATAATTATTATAAAAATAAGGAAGGCTTGGGTTTTTCTGTCCACAAGGTCTATGGGCAGAGTCTGATTGATAGGTTAAATGAAGATGAAGATTATGATTTAAATAATCTTTTGATTGATAATATCAAGTTTTATCAAGAACACAAACAATTTATTTTAAATGCTCTAAAGCATACAAAGGGAGATAATTCATACTTTCATCTATCTGCTGAAAATGCTTATAAAAGCCTAAAGGAATATCTTTTAAAGAAAAATAATTCTAGCAGAGTATTAAAGTCATTTAATCACTCTGCTAGTTTTTTACATTATATAATTCATTTACTTATAATTTTTCATAGCAAAAAGCTCGAAGTAAATCTTCGAGCTTAATTTTTTTCTTAAATTTCTGTATTTTTTACATCTTCTGCTATTAGTTTAGCAAGTTCTTTAAGTTCTGCTACTTGTGTGTCTTTTACTCCGGAGTTGATTTTTACAACGTCGCCAATGTAGTTTAGCTTAGCAGGTTCTAGGATTTCTTGAGCGATTTCAAGGCTTCTTCCGCCCCAAGACCAGTTGTTTAAGAAGGATACAGTTCTGTTTTGGTAGCCTGTTCCAACTAGTTCTCTTAGAAAGGCATCCATCTTGTAGTAGAGGCCTGCGTTGTAGTTGATTGGTGCGAATACTGAGTGGGTAAATCTGTGGCAGTCTGCAACTGGATAAGAGAAGTCCCAGTCAGAGATGTCGTAAAGAACAATATCTTCAATGCCTTCTTGAGCTAGGTAGTTTGCGAGGATGTCGCTTGCTTGTTCTGTATCGCCGTACATTGATGCGTAAACTATAGCTACTCCCTTTTGTTCTGGAGTAAAGCCTGCCCAGTGGCCGTATTTTTCCATGATAAAGCTAATTGATTCAGGATCTTTATATACAGGTCCGTGTAGTGGAAGGATGGCGTTAATATCAAGGCCTTCTACCTTTTTAAATAAGTTTTGTACCATCTTTCCTTGCTTACCAACTATATTGATATAGTAACGTCTAGCTTGTTCTAACCAGTCACCCTTGTGGATAACCTTACTTGCTTCGATATTACCCGCGATTGCGTTGAAAGCACCAAAGGCGTCAGCTGAGAAGAATAAGCCCTCTGTTGTTTCATATGTCATAAATACTTCTGGCCAGTGAACCATTGGAGCAAAGACGAATTTAAGGTTTCTTTTACCTATATTTAATTCTTCGCCGTCTTTGATTTCTACATATCTGTCAGCAAATTTGTTATCGTAGAATTGCTCAAATAACTTATGAGTTTTGGCATTTCCGACAAATTTACAGTTTGGATATTCTTTAAGGATAAAGTCAATGTTTCTGCAGTGGTCTGGTTCCATGTGGGAAACTACGATATAGTCAAGTTCTTCTCCGTCTAGAGCTGCGGCAACATTTTCTAGATATTGTCTTGTGAAAGCACCTTCTACAGAATCCATGAGAACATTTTTTTCGTCCTTGATGACAAAGGCATTGTAAGAAACTCCGTTTGGAACTTCGAACATATTCTCAAACCTGTTGATTCTGCGGTCATTCACACCTACCCAATAAATATTATCGAGTACTTCTATTATATTGTGCATATTAACTCCTTTGTTAAATAATTGTTTTTCTAACTTAACTATACCTGTTTTTCGCCGATATTAAACTTATTTATTGAAAGAGTTAATAAACTTTGATGAAAATGTTTTATTAAAATGATAATGGGTATCATTTATGTATAAGCGTAGTAAATTAAGGAGAAAATATGACATATAAATTGCCAAAAGAAATTAATGAATTTAGAAAATTTGTAAGGAGTTTTGCAGATGAAAAGGTTAAGCCACTTGCAGCCTTTATGGAAGAGGACTTCCCACTTGAAATCCTAAACGAAATAGGAGAAGCTGGGCTCTTATCCATTCCATTTGAAGAAAAATTTGGGGGCTGTGGTTTATCTTACGACAACTATGCTACCGCTGTTGAGGAAATAGCTAGGGTAAATAGTGGACTTGCAAGCCTTGTCATTGCCCATACTTCTTTGGCTACTTGGCCTATAAATGAATTTGCAAACGAAAAACAAAAAGAAAAGTATTTGAATTTACTCCTAGATGGCAAAAACCTAGGAGGTCTTGGCCACTATGAGGAAGATGAGGATATTCAAACAACTGCCACAGAAGAGGGAGATTACTTCCTACTTAATGGTAAGAAAATCCTAGTAACCAACGCTCGTCTTGCAAATTATTATTTGGTAACAGCCCTTACAAACCCAAGAGATAAGGAAAATGGCCTTTCACTTTTCATAATTGATAAGGATTGCCAAGGACTTTCTTTTTCAAAAACCTATGAGAATTTAGGTTCAAGATCAGTTATAACTGGAGACTTGATTTTAAAAGACGCAAAAGTTTCAAAGGAAAATTTAATTGGCGAGATTAACAAGGCAAATAAATATATTGAGGAAATTTTTGAGGCAAGTAACCTTGCAACAGCTGCCCTTGCCCTAGGTCTGGCAGATGCTGCTTATGAAGCTAGTCAAACTTATTTACAAAGTGGTTTGAAGACCTTTAAGGCTCGTAAGGCTGCCAAGGTCAATCGTCCAATCCTCGCTTCTATGGCTACAGACCTTAAGGCAGCAAAGATGATGGTTAGGGATGCGGCCTTAAAAATGGACGCTAAGGCAGATTTTTATGGCAAAGATACTTCTATGGCTAAACTTTTTGTTTCAAAGCTTTCTGAAGATTTCTCATCCAAGGCCCTTGATATGTGTAGTGGTACCTCATCATCTGCTACTGATCTTGATAAACTTTATAGAGATGCCAAGATTAGCCAAATCTATGATGGTTCTGGCGAACTTATGAAGGAAACAATTGCAGCCTATATTTTGGATAAAAAAGATGCTAAGAAGGTTACGAAGATAGAAGATACCACTAAAAAAGCCCCAGCTAAGGTTGAAGATAGGAAGAAAGAAGTCTTTGTTGGAGATGTTAGGGAAGCTGTTAAGAAAGTTGTGGCAGCCCTCCTTGCTGATGGCCTTAAGCTTAAGAAAGACCCAGTTGACCTAGAAGGCCCTATTGAAGGCGCTGAGAGGGTTGTGGCTGTTGGTATGGGTCTTGGTGAAAAACAAAACCTAGACTTGGCAAAAGACCTTGCAAAGCTTACAGGCTCAGTCCTTGGGGCATCAAGACCTGCTGCCCAAGTTAGACACTATGTTTCAAATGACCACTATATTGGCGTTAGTGGTAAGAAATTTACTGGCGAACTTTACTTTGGTATAGGTATTTCAGGTACAATCCAACACTTAAAGGGAATTGACTCTGCGAGAAAAGTTGTAGTTATAAATAACGATGAGGGTGCACAATTCTTTAAAAACTGCGATTACGGTATAGTTGGCGATTTTACCGAAGTTCTACCAGCCCTAATCGAAGAAATCAAAAACCTATAAAATTAAATTTAGAGAGCGGGACCCAATAGGGTCCTCTTTTTTTGTAAAATTATGGTAAAATAAGACTAAGAGGTTGATTATGAAAAGAAATATAAAGATAAAATCTGCATCTTTTCCAGTTTCTCTGGGAAATGTGGCAGAAAATGTTAAACAAATAAAAAATCTAATAAATGAAGCTGAGGAAGAAAAGGTAAATATTTTATCCCTTCCAGAACTCTGCCTTACAGGGGCGAGTCTTTATGACGGATATCTTGAAGAAGACTTATTGGTATCGGCAGAAAATGGCCTAAAAGATCTAATCGATTTTAGCAAAAATTATGACCTAGCCTTTACAATAGGACTTCCAATAAGGACTGGATTTGACCTATACAACGCCATGGCCCTTATAAAATCAGGCGAACTTATGGATCTAGTTTGCAAGGAAAATTTAAAAGCTTATGAGAAAACTATTTTCGAATCTAAGCCAAGGGGAGAATTTAAGGCCCTTGATTATAGGTTGGATGAAGATCCTCTTGTAAATATTATTTCAGGTCTAAAGATTGGAATTTCAATTGGAGAAGATGATGATATGACAATTCCAAAATCTTTGAGACTCAAAGAGTTGGGTGCGGATATAATTCTCCATCCTGCAGCAGATGCCCGTCATATTTATTCCATTGAAGAAAGTGTTCAAAATATTGAGTTTCTATCAAAAGATTGTATCTATGTCCATACATCAGCAGGCCTAGGCGAATCTTCTACAGATTTAGTTTACACAGGGTCAACTTATATAGCCCAAAATGGGGAAGTTTTAAGAAATAATCCTGCGATTTTCCCTATGGATTGCTATGAATTTGAATGGATTTCTAACTTTAATAATCATACAGACGAAAAATACCAAGTTCATAAATTCCCATATTTGCCAGATGAAGAATATTCTGAATATTATCTAGAGGAAGCTTTGGATATCCAAGCCCTAGGTCTTATTCAAAGAATGAAAGCAGTTGTGACAGAAAAGGTATTTTTGGGAGTTTCTGGCGGAATTGATTCAACAGCAACCCTCCTTGCCATAAATAAGGCCTATGAAATCGCTGGTTTTGACAAGGCAAAAATCGGCGCCTACACCATGCCAGCCTTTGGCACAAGTGACAGGACCAAGTCAAATGCCTACAAACTTTGCCAAGCTTTGGGAATCGACCTTAAGGAAATAAATATTTCAAAATCCGTCACAGCCCATTTAAAAGACATAGGCCACGACGGAAAAACTCCAGACCTAGCCTATGAAAATGCCCAAGCAAGAATGAGGACCCAGGTACTTTTTGACCTATCAAACATGGGCGGGGGCCTTGTGGTAGGAACTGGCGACTTGTCTGAAAATATGCAAGGCTTTGCCACCTACAACGGAGATCATATGTCATCTTACAGCCTAAATGCTAGCTTGATGAAAACCGAACTAAGATACCTAATCAAATCTTATGCCCATTTTACAGAAAATGAAGACCTTAAAAATGTTTTGACAGATATCTTAGATACTCCAGTTTCTCCAGAGCTTGTAAGTAAAAAGGCGGGAGAAATCACCCAAAAAACTGAGGATATCATCGGCCCATACGAACTTTTGGACTTTTTTATCTATCAACACTTGACCTACTACAAGAGTGCAAAAGACATCTTAAGTGACGCGACCAACGCTTTTGAAGGTGCCTACGACAGGGAAACTATAAAATACTGGTTAAAATCATATTTCAAACGCTTTGTCCAGTCTCAATTTAAAAGATCAGCCTCAGTTGACGGCCCAAATGTGACCGGCAGGAGCTTTTCGCCAAGACTCGGCTTTAAGATTCCTTCAGATATGGCAAGCGACCTTTATCTAGGAGATCTCGATGAAAAATAAAAAGAAAATTGTGGCGGGCCTAGTCCTTGCCACAATGGTTTTGTCAGGCAAATACCTCCACGACCAGGCTTTTGTGGCTGTAGAGAAAAAACTTACTATAAAAAATCCTAAGGTCAATAATGATATAAAAATCACCCACATTTCGGACTTTCACTCCAATGTCCTTAGCAATTTGGATCAAGTTCTCGATAATATCAAGACTTTTAATCCCGATTTGATTTTCCTAACCGGTGATATGATCGATTATCCAACAGAAAAGAAAATTGACAGGACTATGTTCTTTCTAGAAAAGCTTTCAAAACTTGGCATAAAAACCTATTTTGTATCAGGCAATCACGAGGAAGCTTCAAGTGAATCTGAGATTTTCTATGAGAAAATAAAGGACTTGGGAATTACAAAACTTGATAACCAAGGAGAAAATCTTAGGATAGGGGATAATGAGGTATATATTTACGGAGTCCCTTATTGGGGAATGGACCTTGATAATTTCAAGCCTGGCTCCGGTCTAAATTTGGTATTGGCCCATTTTTCTAAAAGAATTAGGGATAATTACGATCCAAGGATGGATATAATATTTTCCGGCCACACCCACGGAGGCCAAGTCAGAGCCCCATTCATAGGTGCCCTTGTAGCTCCAGGAGAAGGCTATTTCCCAGACTTTGACAGTGGACTTTACAATTTTAATGAAAGTCAGATTTACGTATCAAACGGCCTAGGCAACACCTTTTTGCCATTAAGATTTCTAGACCAAATCTCCTACACAAACATCACAATCGAGCGTCCTTAGTTTAGTGGTAAAACAAGGGTGTCCGAAGCCCAAGCCCAGGGTTCGATTCCCTGAGGACGTGCCAGGAAAACAATTAAACTTGATTATTTAGCCAAATGGATATATAATCATATTAAGAGAAGCCACCTCTTATCTAAGTAAAAAAGCCACAAAGCTTTCAAACTTTGTGATATTAGTGAATAACAAAAATCCCATAAGGGTAACAAAAAAGCAGGAGGGTCAGTCCTGCTTTTTGCTATTATCTTTGTTTCTGTTTTCTTTCCATAGTTGGAAAAGAATATCAGCCAACAAAGGCAATATTAGTGATGACAAAATTGTCAACAAAAATCCCCTCATGGGCAACACCTCCTTTCTTACAGGGGGCGAATATATTAAACCTTATTTTAAAATAATAAATTTTTGATAGTTGGTAGATTGCTTAATAAAATTTTAAGCAAATAAAATTGGAGTGTGTTACGACTATTATTTCAATTTACTTAAATAAAGGTGAATATAAATTATTTAGAAATTATTCTAATCAAACTAGAAAAAACTTATCAGATCTTTTCAAAATAGCCTTAATTAATCAGATTAAGGATGAATTTGACAATGAACTAGGAATCAAGGCTTTAGAAAGTTTTAATAATAATTCAATTACTTATGAGATTGATGACTTAATTTTCGAGTTAGAAAACTATATGTAGTCTTATTTTGATAGATTTAAATATAGAAAAAATATATAATATTTAAATAAAAAAGAGCTAGAAGGTAATCATCCTTTTAACTCTGTTTTAACTTTAAAATATTAGTATTAAAATCTAATTATAAAATTAAGTATAATTGAAATTATATCTCTTACCTTGCCGGCCTAAATCCTGCTTCCTTAGCCTCTTTTTCTGTTTCAAAATAGACTGCGTTTTTTTCTTTGACTGTGTCATAAGAATCCCATTCTGGGAGGTGGTAGACTTTGGAGTTTTTGTTTCCTTTTATGAGGTAGGAACCATCTATTTTTTCATTTTCCTTGGCAGACTTAGTACCGTCTGACCAGATGCCAAGTTTATTATCTTGGGCGGATCTTTCTAATTCTTTTAAATATTCCTGGTATTTTATATCTGGTTTATAGTAATTTGCGTAGGCGTAGCCTTCCTTGACCAAAATCCCGTTTAGGGTCTTTTTTTCAATATCGGATAGGCTAGGATTACCGACTGGCTCTTCTAGCCAGATGTACCTTAAAAGCCTATCGTATTTGTCCCTATCGGAAATATCTTTTTCCAGGTAAATTTCCTTATTTTTCAAAATACTATTTGTAAAATCTTTGGCCTCATCTGCCATAAATTCGGCAGGCTTTCCGTCCTTTGCGACTTCTGGCGTATTTACGCCGACAAACCTCACTTTTTCGTCTTTTCCATCAATATCAACCCAGATCGTATCCCCATCAACTGCATATTTGACTTTGGCTTTTTGATAAATTTGCCAATCTTTACTTGCAAATTGATTTTTATTTTCCTTTGGTATTTCTTGGCAAGATGTTATAGTTAGGGCGAGAAAAATAGCAAGGATTAGCCTATGCATTTTCCATTTCCCTTTGGCAGGCAGGGCATATACCGTAAAATTCAAAGTTGTGGCCGTTTATAATAAAGCCAGTTTCAGCTACAACTTCCCTTTCAAGGTCGTGGACTGGGCAAGATTTGATGATATATTTTTTGTGGCAACGTGAGCAGGTTATAAAGTGCTTGTGGTCGTCCTTATTTATTTGATAGTAAGAAATCCCATCCAGGTCAGAAGTTTTGAGCAAAAGGTCGTTTTCCTCAAGGATATTGAGGTTGCGGTAGACAGTTGAAAGGTCTATTGCCATTTCTTTTTTTAAGTCGTCATAGATTGCTTGACCGCTAACTGGCTCGTTTTTCTTGTCAATGTAGTCTAGGATTAGCTTGCGCTGCTTGGTTATTCTTAGGTTTTTGTTTTTGAGTAGGTCGTTTAATTGCATATTAGTCTCCTTAAAAACATTATACTTGATTTGACAGATATAAAAACACCTATATAATACATGTGCAAATCATTTGCAAAAGGAGTATGTATGAAAAAGAAAAATTTATTTATAGGACTAGCTTTAGCCCTTGCAGTGACAGGCTGCGGAAATCAAGCTAAGAATGATACAAATACAGAAACAAAGGAAGAAGTAAAAACAGAAGACAAGGCAGAAAACAAAGCCGAATCAAAGGTGATTTACGCTTCATTTTACCCAATTTACAACCTAACCAAGCAAATTGCTGGCGATAAGTTTGATGTTAAGGCATTTAATTCCCTAACTACAGAAAGCCACGATTTTGAGCCATCTGCAAAGGAAATTGCAGAATTATCTGAATCTCAACTTATCTTTATGAATGGGGCAGGCATGGAAGATTGGAAGGATGACGTAGAAGGAACTGTTGATATTACAATGGTTGACACAAGCCAGGGCCTTGATTTAATAAAGGCAGACCACGAAGACGCTGACGACCATGATCACGATCACGAAGACGCTGACGACCATGATCACGACCATGAAGACGCTGACCATGATCACGAAGATGCTGACCACGACGACCATGACCACGAAGATGGTGAAGAAGAACATCATCATCACCACCACCACGGCGAGTTTGACCCACACACTTGGTTATCACCTGTAAATGCCAAAGCCCAAGCTAAGGTAATTGCAGATAAATTATCAGAAATTGACCCAGCCAACAAGGATTACTACGAAGCAAATTACGAAAAAATTGCTAAAGAATTCGACGAAATGATAGCTGAATACAAGGAAAAATTTGAAAAAGTAACAAACAAGAAATTCATCGTTCCTCACGAAGCCTTTGGTTATGTAGCAAGAGATTTTGGTCTTGAACAAATTCCTCTAGCTAGCCTAACATCAACAGCAGACCCAGATGCCAAGGTTATGAAGGAAGTAACAGACCTTGCAAAAGCTAACCAAATCAAGACAGTTTTCTTTGAAAAAGGCGGTTCAGACAAGGCAGCAAAAACAATCGCTGATGAAATCGGTGCAGAAGTGGCCCCACTATCAACAATGGAATTTGCAACCCAAGAAGAAATTGACAAGGAAGTCACAATCCAAGAAATAATCAAAGAAAACCTTGAAAATATATATAAGTCACTAGCATAATATATATATGAAACAAATCGAGATAAAAAACCTAAAATTTGGCTATAATGAAAATTTAATATTAAAAGGCGTAAATTTAGAACTTGACCAGGGGAACTTTGCCGTAATATCCGGCGAAAATGGATCAGGCAAGTCCACTCTAATTAAGCTAATACTTGGTGAACTCAAAAAAGACCATGGGTCCATAAAACTTTTTGGAATAGAAATGGAAGACTTTAAAAACTTTGATAAGATTGGCTATGTACCTCAGGTCAACGAGGCCATCAAGATTGCCTTTCCGGTATCTGCTAGGGAATATGTGGGCCTAAACCTCTATAAGGAATTTTCGATTATTAACACTATCACAAAAAAATCAAAATCGAAAATCGAAAACACTTTTTCCACCCTAAAAATTAAAGACCTTATAGATAGGCCGGTCAACACCCTATCCGGTGGCCAAGCCCAGAGAGTTATGATCGCAAGGGCCATGGTAAATAATCCCGATATATTGATTTTAGACGAACCAACAGTAGGAATCGACCAAAAATCCAAGGAAGACTTCCTTGACCTCATAGTCCACCTAAATACCCACCACGGGATTTCAATTTTGATGATAACCCACGAAATGGAAATTTTGGGCGATTATGTGGACAAGGTCTTTAAACTTAAGGAGGGCCTAATATGCTAAGCTATGATTTTATGAGAAGGGCCCTTCTAGTTGGGGGGATGCTAGCCATAATCATTCCAATGATTGGCCTAGTAATGATAAATAGGAAAACATCCATGATAGGCGACGCCCTATCCCACTCTTCACTAGCGGGCATAGCTATGGGGCTAATTTTCGCTATAAATCCTATGTGGACATCCTTGGTATTTTGCGTTCTAGGAGCCTTCGCTATTGACATAATAAGGAAGAAATTCAAGGACTTTGGCGACATGGCCACAGCCATTATCATGAGTTTTGGCATAGGCCTTGCGGCGATTTTATCAGACTTTGCCCCAGGAGGAAAATCTTTTGAATCCTACCTCTTTGGGTCAATAACAACAGTTTCAAGGGAAGATGTCATTCTAGTAGGGATAATTTTTGCCCTAGTAGTCACCATGTCCCTCTACTTTTACAACGCCCTCCTATTTATATCCATAAACCCGATAATGGCAAGGCTTGCAGGCGTTAAGGCAGGAATGGTAAATGGAGTATTTACCTTCCTAACAGCCATCACAATAGCTATCTCAGCCAAAATCGTAGGGGCACTGATGATTACATCACTAATGGTAATCCCAGTAGCCACAGCCCTTTTAATGAGCGATTCCTACAAAAAAACCTACCTAATCTCCCTAATATTTTCGGTAATTTTTATGATCTCAGGAATCACCATATCCTTCTACTACGGCCTAAAACCAGGCGGCGCCATAGTAATGATAGCTATAGGGACCTTGGTAATTGTGGCAATAGTTAAAAAAATAAGAGAAAAATTAAAGAAAATGACCTCCAAATAGGGGATGCAACTTAGAGATTTGATAAATTAACGGATTTTTGAGTAACCGCCTTCATGCATAGGAAAGCAAGATGACCACACTAGAGAATTGATTTGCCTCAGTGTGGTCATTTTTGTTATCTCGAGTACCGAAATGGTAAGTGAGAATATATCATCCATTCAATTAAACAAATATACGAGATCATCTCATTGCATTTTCAAATGCTTGTGAAAAAATCTTATCATCAAGTACTGTTCTTAGTTCTTTTTTTATTCTGAAACATTCTGCCTGATATTTTTTTGATCTTCTCGCCTTACTTTTTATTTTTGCACTATTTGGAAAGTCTTTAGAAAATTGCCCAAATGAAATTCTCCAATATTTAGCCATCTCTTGAATCGAGTCATATATTTCAAACAACTCATTGTCCGTAAAAACAGAAGTATCTTTCTTTTTTAGATAGAGATGCAATCCTTTTTCAAATTCTCTCCAATCATCTTCTCTGATTTTTTCACGTTTATGACGAATCCATTCAAAAATTCTTTCATCTTCTCTGTTTCCAACACGGTCTAAAATATCCTGCCATTGCCTCCATGATAACTTTTCAACAATCTCCTGATCATATTGTGAAAGTCTATAACATTGGCCATAGAAGCTACGAGTCTCCGCATTAGTTCCTTCGTTTCTTTTTCTATCTTCTTTTGTAGCAAAATTCTTTATCTCATCCCAGAACTTTCTACGCTCTATAAATGAGATATCGTACTTTGTTAAAAGTTCTCCTAAGATTTTACCTAAATTGTACTTGTAGAGTACGCTTTTTCCATATGTCTCTTCCAAATCAGCTTCTATCTGAGGAATTTCTTCTTTTAAAGTTTTAAGAATTTCATCTATAGTTGCGATTTCTTGAGACGATAAAAGACCTTCATATAATAAATGTCCTTCAGCATCTAATCTAACTATATGTCCCATTTTTATCACCTATTATTTCAAACTTTGATAATAAACACTTTCAATTTTCTGTAATACCTGCTCCGCCGCATCTTGAGGTTCAAGCTCTACAAAGTCTTTTCCAACGTCTCCGAACATGTCATATCTTCCTTCAGACAGATACAATAGCACGAACTGTTTCAACATTTGCTCACGCAAATAGTCATGCTGAATATCTGCATAATTCTCCAAGTTAGTGTACGCAGCATGTCCTATATTCAATGTAATAGTTCTTCCGTTTCCGGGAGTATTCCAAGATCTTCTATAATCTT
This genomic window from Anaerococcus murdochii contains:
- a CDS encoding metal ABC transporter permease, with protein sequence MLSYDFMRRALLVGGMLAIIIPMIGLVMINRKTSMIGDALSHSSLAGIAMGLIFAINPMWTSLVFCVLGAFAIDIIRKKFKDFGDMATAIIMSFGIGLAAILSDFAPGGKSFESYLFGSITTVSREDVILVGIIFALVVTMSLYFYNALLFISINPIMARLAGVKAGMVNGVFTFLTAITIAISAKIVGALMITSLMVIPVATALLMSDSYKKTYLISLIFSVIFMISGITISFYYGLKPGGAIVMIAIGTLVIVAIVKKIREKLKKMTSK
- a CDS encoding metal ABC transporter ATP-binding protein translates to MKQIEIKNLKFGYNENLILKGVNLELDQGNFAVISGENGSGKSTLIKLILGELKKDHGSIKLFGIEMEDFKNFDKIGYVPQVNEAIKIAFPVSAREYVGLNLYKEFSIINTITKKSKSKIENTFSTLKIKDLIDRPVNTLSGGQAQRVMIARAMVNNPDILILDEPTVGIDQKSKEDFLDLIVHLNTHHGISILMITHEMEILGDYVDKVFKLKEGLIC